One window of Paludibacter propionicigenes WB4 genomic DNA carries:
- a CDS encoding TIM-barrel domain-containing protein, with protein MKRVKLLVSLLLVLAVSIQAQSYQKTDLGIKTKINSTDVEIQFFSPTTVRILKSPVGKPFKKESLTVIKKPQATKLAISQQGDIVSLKSNKLKVDVDVKSGKVSYSTLVGAKLLSEKEASATFTDFDDAGSKTYTVNQSFTLDKDEAVYGLGQQQRGKLSLRNEKINMVQGNTDDYVPFLVSTKGYGLFWDNYSPTTFEDKPESTSFRSDVGDCIDYYFMLGGSIDGSIACMRDLSGQAPMFPLWTFGYWQSKERYKSQNELVGVVNKYRELGVPLDGIIQDWQYWGNNYLWNAMDFLNTEFPAPKKMVEDIHKQNAHVIISIWNSFGPQTKQYREMKPKGMLLNFGTWPQSGLEAWPPNREYPSGVEPYDVYNPEARDIYWKYLNKGLFSVGIDGWWMDSSEPDHLDFKPSDFDLKTYLGSFRKVRNAFPLMTVGGVSEHQRATSSDKRVFILTRSAFAGQQRYGANTWSGDVNSSWQSLRNQIPAGLNFSMSAIPYWNTDIGGFFASAYNRGWNEGAKNPAFQELYVRWLQFGAFTPMMRSHGTDIPREIYNFGKKGEPIYDAIAKSIDLRYSLLPYIYSAAWDITNSQSTMMRALVMDFSDKNVVNTNNEYMFGKSILVAPIVNAQYTPETILRANAETGWDKKEATDNAKNQAVSFAQPKSTKVYLPEGTSWYDFWTNEKVKGGQEITKSTTIDEIPLFIKAGSIIPFGPQVQYATEKKWDNLEIRVYPGANGEFSLYEDENDNYNYEKGAYSTITFTWNDASKSLIINNRKGSFPGMITSRKFNVAVIAAGKKIEKAVTYTGKKVVVKL; from the coding sequence AAGAGTCAAACTATTAGTATCGTTATTGCTGGTACTTGCCGTGAGTATTCAGGCTCAATCGTATCAGAAAACCGATTTGGGAATAAAAACAAAAATAAATTCAACCGATGTTGAAATTCAGTTTTTTAGTCCAACAACTGTTAGGATTTTGAAGTCCCCTGTTGGGAAACCGTTTAAAAAAGAAAGCTTGACGGTAATAAAAAAACCACAAGCAACCAAATTGGCAATCAGTCAACAAGGAGACATCGTTTCGTTGAAAAGTAACAAGTTGAAAGTAGATGTTGATGTGAAATCAGGCAAAGTCTCTTATTCAACGCTTGTAGGAGCAAAACTCTTAAGCGAAAAAGAAGCGAGTGCAACCTTCACCGATTTCGACGATGCTGGTTCAAAGACATACACCGTAAACCAATCATTCACACTCGATAAAGATGAGGCTGTTTATGGTTTAGGACAACAACAACGCGGTAAACTATCGTTGCGGAACGAAAAAATCAACATGGTTCAGGGTAATACCGACGACTATGTTCCTTTCCTTGTTTCAACAAAGGGTTACGGTCTGTTCTGGGATAATTACTCTCCAACAACTTTTGAAGATAAGCCCGAAAGCACTTCATTCAGATCGGATGTGGGAGATTGCATTGATTACTATTTCATGCTGGGTGGAAGCATTGATGGTTCCATTGCCTGCATGCGTGATTTGAGCGGTCAGGCTCCGATGTTCCCATTGTGGACATTTGGTTACTGGCAAAGTAAAGAACGCTACAAAAGCCAGAACGAATTGGTGGGTGTAGTGAATAAATACCGTGAATTGGGCGTTCCACTCGATGGTATTATTCAGGATTGGCAATATTGGGGCAACAACTACTTGTGGAATGCTATGGATTTTCTCAACACTGAATTTCCGGCTCCAAAGAAGATGGTTGAAGATATTCACAAGCAAAACGCACACGTAATTATTTCTATCTGGAATTCTTTTGGCCCTCAAACCAAGCAATACCGCGAAATGAAACCAAAAGGTATGCTTTTAAATTTTGGCACATGGCCTCAATCAGGTTTGGAAGCTTGGCCACCGAATCGTGAATATCCTTCAGGTGTTGAACCTTATGATGTATATAATCCCGAAGCGCGTGATATTTACTGGAAATACCTGAACAAAGGGCTTTTCTCGGTGGGAATCGACGGTTGGTGGATGGATTCTTCCGAGCCGGATCATTTAGATTTCAAACCTTCAGATTTCGACTTGAAAACCTATCTGGGTTCATTCCGTAAAGTTCGCAATGCTTTCCCGTTGATGACGGTAGGAGGTGTTTCTGAACATCAACGCGCTACAAGTTCAGATAAACGTGTGTTTATCCTAACCCGCTCAGCATTTGCCGGCCAACAACGCTATGGAGCCAATACCTGGTCGGGCGATGTAAATTCATCATGGCAATCGCTTCGCAACCAAATTCCGGCTGGTCTTAACTTCTCAATGAGTGCTATTCCTTACTGGAATACAGATATAGGAGGTTTCTTTGCCAGCGCATATAACAGAGGTTGGAACGAAGGTGCTAAGAATCCTGCTTTTCAGGAATTGTACGTTCGCTGGCTTCAGTTTGGCGCATTTACGCCTATGATGCGTTCACACGGAACTGACATACCAAGAGAAATTTATAACTTCGGAAAAAAAGGAGAGCCTATTTACGATGCGATAGCAAAATCGATTGATTTACGTTACTCCTTGTTGCCATACATTTATTCAGCCGCTTGGGATATCACCAACAGTCAATCTACTATGATGCGTGCATTGGTTATGGATTTTAGTGATAAAAATGTAGTGAATACGAACAACGAATATATGTTTGGAAAATCGATATTGGTGGCTCCGATTGTAAATGCTCAATATACTCCGGAAACCATCTTAAGAGCCAATGCAGAAACCGGTTGGGATAAGAAAGAAGCTACTGACAATGCAAAAAATCAAGCTGTAAGCTTTGCTCAACCAAAATCGACTAAAGTTTATCTTCCGGAAGGAACTTCATGGTACGATTTCTGGACGAACGAGAAAGTGAAAGGTGGTCAGGAAATAACCAAATCAACCACTATCGATGAAATTCCTTTGTTCATTAAGGCTGGAAGTATCATTCCATTCGGACCTCAGGTACAGTATGCTACTGAAAAGAAATGGGATAATCTGGAAATCCGTGTTTATCCGGGAGCCAATGGAGAATTTAGCCTGTACGAAGATGAAAACGATAATTACAATTATGAAAAAGGGGCTTACTCAACCATTACTTTTACCTGGAATGACGCCAGTAAATCATTAATTATTAATAATCGAAAAGGCTCGTTCCCCGGAATGATTACTTCTCGAAAATTTAATGTTGCAGTGATTGCAGCAGGTAAGAAAATTGAGAAAGCAGTAACTTACACTGGAAAAAAAGTTGTAGTTAAACTATAA
- a CDS encoding helix-turn-helix domain-containing protein, with translation MDNDTVGKKELYIDLQVTADGYALKAGNEEREHIIKALDATRNNKDLTANLLKISRPTLYKKMSY, from the coding sequence GTGGATAACGATACAGTTGGGAAAAAAGAACTGTATATTGACTTACAAGTAACGGCTGACGGTTATGCTCTAAAAGCCGGAAACGAAGAACGGGAACACATTATCAAAGCACTTGATGCGACCCGGAATAACAAGGACCTGACCGCTAACTTACTAAAAATTAGTCGCCCCACGCTTTATAAAAAAATGAGTTACTAA
- a CDS encoding sigma-54 factor interaction domain-containing protein, translating to MARSIHAASQRASQPFVAIDCGAIPKELAASEFFGHTKGAFTGATDDKHGVLNSANGGTLFLDEVCNLPYEIQALLLRALQERSYRPIGGKLELKTNVRIIAASNEHIGKAIETGRFREDLYHASVNSPSLFPLSQNVGKIFCH from the coding sequence GTGGCACGGAGCATTCATGCTGCAAGTCAACGGGCAAGTCAACCTTTCGTAGCCATCGATTGCGGGGCTATCCCGAAAGAATTGGCGGCTTCGGAGTTCTTTGGACACACTAAGGGAGCGTTCACAGGAGCAACGGATGACAAACATGGCGTACTAAATAGTGCCAATGGAGGGACACTGTTTCTGGACGAGGTATGTAATCTTCCGTACGAGATACAGGCATTATTGCTAAGGGCATTGCAAGAACGCAGCTATCGCCCAATTGGAGGTAAATTGGAATTGAAGACCAATGTACGGATTATTGCTGCGAGTAACGAACATATTGGAAAAGCGATTGAAACGGGACGTTTCCGGGAAGATTTGTACCACGCCTCTGTGAATTCACCATCACTGTTCCCTCTCTCGCAGAATGTAGGGAAGATATTCTGCCACTAG
- a CDS encoding TIM-barrel domain-containing protein: protein MKLKFLLLAGLFPLLCQGQIVKSFKQLSDRVNVTLADGTLSISPLSDNAVRIKFYKVSEGNLPELVFTAGTVNPVFQVVDSPSKLEIKVPKITVLLDKQTGTLSYADKTGKVFLSEKAGTRKLTPDVIQGESCFAVEQSFESPADESVFGLGQFQDGQYNLKNVARRLTQVNTQIAIPFIYSSKGYGLLWHQYGLTDFNPADNSIALNKQEQSTNGNAQMAEVTTTSGTQKVSQNQSLYQGKFNVPADGEYSIFLDLGDMGNRHFVVIDGKPCMDQSNMWLPPTAGALVNLKAGEHQVQVLCKSNNTPKLSWRQSDNSATFRSPVAKALDYIVFYGPSADDVIASYRNLSGNAPMFPKWAYGFWQCRERYTSGTHLVETIKEFRKRNLPVDVIVQDWQYWGNRGWGVPQFDEKNYPNPAGFIKELHDLNAHFNISIWSNPDKNSAIGKEYVAKNRFIPNTKWLDYFNPETRKEYWNTLKVNMFDNGVDSWWMDAVEPENDALKGEKTFIGAGDFYRLTYPLMVSQAVYEGQREASSDKRVCILTRSAFSGQQRYGVINWSGDIGYTWDVFRNQIVAGLNYTITGMPYWTTDIGGFFRPGRTQYTDEKYHELLTRWYQWGAMSPIFRMHGYQTETEPWKFGQKVEDNMRKMLNLRYRLLPYIYSEAWQVTKNGSTMMRPLVMDFNGDADAVSRQFQYMFGKSILTAPVTEANATEWNVYLPKSAGWFDFWTGKQFKGGQTVKTAAPLDRIPLFVKAGSIIPMGKIIQSTAEKSDTLEIRIYKGANGGFTLYEDEGDNYNYEKGKYSTISFHWNEKTQSLTIGDKKGNYSGSLKKRIFNVVLVDENKGFGINTNAAGKKVSYLGKQIKLSF from the coding sequence ATGAAATTAAAATTTTTATTATTAGCTGGACTTTTTCCTCTTCTATGTCAGGGGCAAATTGTAAAAAGCTTCAAACAATTATCCGACCGGGTAAATGTGACCTTAGCGGATGGAACGCTCAGCATTTCTCCTTTGTCCGACAATGCCGTAAGAATTAAATTTTACAAAGTGTCAGAGGGAAATTTACCGGAGCTTGTTTTTACAGCAGGGACAGTAAATCCTGTTTTTCAGGTTGTCGATTCGCCTTCCAAACTTGAAATTAAAGTACCTAAAATTACCGTATTGCTGGATAAGCAAACCGGTACACTATCGTATGCTGACAAGACCGGCAAGGTTTTTCTGAGCGAGAAAGCCGGAACCCGTAAACTCACTCCTGATGTTATTCAGGGCGAATCCTGTTTTGCTGTTGAGCAAAGTTTTGAATCGCCTGCAGACGAGTCAGTTTTTGGCTTGGGACAATTTCAGGATGGACAATATAACCTGAAAAATGTAGCTCGTAGGCTGACACAGGTAAATACGCAGATTGCTATTCCGTTCATTTATTCAAGCAAAGGATATGGTTTGTTGTGGCATCAGTACGGCCTTACCGATTTTAATCCGGCGGATAATTCTATTGCTTTAAACAAACAAGAGCAATCAACCAACGGAAATGCTCAAATGGCAGAGGTAACTACTACTTCCGGAACCCAAAAAGTATCCCAGAATCAATCATTATACCAAGGGAAGTTTAATGTCCCTGCTGACGGTGAATATTCCATTTTCCTTGATCTTGGCGATATGGGTAACCGTCATTTTGTGGTCATAGATGGAAAGCCTTGCATGGATCAAAGCAATATGTGGCTTCCACCTACTGCCGGAGCATTGGTCAATCTAAAAGCAGGTGAACATCAGGTCCAAGTGCTTTGTAAATCGAATAATACACCTAAACTGTCGTGGAGACAGAGCGACAATTCTGCTACATTCCGCTCGCCGGTTGCTAAGGCTTTGGATTATATTGTGTTTTACGGACCATCCGCCGATGATGTGATTGCTTCTTACCGGAATTTATCGGGCAATGCACCCATGTTCCCTAAATGGGCTTATGGTTTCTGGCAATGTCGGGAGCGTTACACATCTGGAACGCATTTGGTAGAAACAATTAAAGAATTTCGCAAAAGGAATCTTCCGGTGGATGTAATCGTTCAGGATTGGCAATACTGGGGCAACAGAGGCTGGGGAGTTCCTCAGTTTGATGAAAAGAATTACCCAAATCCAGCTGGTTTTATCAAGGAATTACATGATTTGAATGCACACTTTAATATCTCAATCTGGTCGAACCCTGATAAGAATTCAGCAATAGGAAAAGAGTATGTGGCTAAAAACCGATTTATCCCCAACACTAAATGGTTGGATTATTTTAATCCTGAAACCCGGAAAGAATATTGGAATACATTGAAAGTAAATATGTTTGATAATGGAGTTGATTCATGGTGGATGGATGCTGTAGAGCCCGAAAATGATGCTTTGAAAGGAGAAAAAACATTTATAGGAGCAGGTGACTTTTATCGTCTAACTTATCCACTGATGGTTAGTCAGGCTGTGTATGAAGGGCAGCGCGAAGCTTCGTCCGACAAGCGGGTTTGTATACTTACCCGTTCGGCTTTCTCAGGACAGCAACGTTACGGTGTCATCAATTGGTCCGGTGATATTGGTTATACATGGGATGTGTTCAGAAATCAAATTGTGGCCGGATTAAACTATACCATCACCGGAATGCCATACTGGACTACCGATATAGGTGGATTTTTCCGTCCCGGACGTACGCAATACACCGACGAAAAATACCACGAACTATTGACCCGCTGGTATCAGTGGGGCGCAATGAGTCCGATTTTCCGTATGCATGGTTATCAAACAGAAACCGAACCTTGGAAATTTGGGCAGAAAGTAGAAGACAATATGCGTAAAATGCTGAATCTGCGTTACCGATTGCTTCCGTATATTTATTCCGAAGCATGGCAGGTTACCAAAAATGGTTCAACTATGATGCGTCCGTTAGTGATGGACTTTAATGGAGATGCTGATGCGGTTAGCCGTCAGTTCCAGTATATGTTTGGTAAATCAATTCTGACAGCACCTGTGACCGAAGCCAATGCAACTGAATGGAATGTTTATTTACCTAAATCTGCAGGTTGGTTTGATTTCTGGACAGGGAAACAATTCAAAGGTGGACAAACGGTGAAAACGGCTGCTCCGTTGGATAGAATTCCTTTGTTTGTAAAAGCGGGCTCTATTATTCCGATGGGTAAAATTATTCAATCTACTGCCGAAAAATCTGACACGCTTGAAATTCGGATTTACAAAGGTGCCAATGGTGGATTTACATTGTATGAAGACGAAGGCGATAATTACAATTACGAAAAAGGTAAATACTCCACTATTTCTTTCCATTGGAATGAGAAGACTCAATCGCTTACCATTGGAGACAAAAAAGGAAATTATTCGGGCAGCCTGAAGAAACGAATCTTTAATGTTGTATTAGTTGATGAGAATAAAGGCTTTGGAATAAATACCAATGCAGCCGGAAAAAAAGTCTCGTATCTGGGCAAACAAATTAAACTTAGTTTCTGA
- a CDS encoding endo-1,4-beta-xylanase: MMKKFFIAGFILIEALAVSVHGQDNASLKTLKQAFHGKFLIGCADDLTSNNDAYQASIKAQYDIVTPENCMKPQSLHPSEDVYNFKTADAMLDWCQKNGLKVWGHTLGWHSQTPNWFFQAVNPKTEETQQPQQGQPPRRPGARPNFDPNAPRPTMDEMWARGIKGDLASKEVALERLEKHIKTVVGRYKGRIIGWDVFNESIADGGDGSTENLRNFSWYKVVGPEVLAKAFKWAHEADPKAKLYYNDYNIEQGAVQNKGKHASSMLLLKRLIKEGAPITGVGIQGHWHLDTNLADVEKAIENYASLGLKVSITELDVTATGENSGAFSVNQGDRKIPVENYIKQAEVYKKLFEIFMKHSKVIERVTFWGLSDTRSWRRGQDALLFDGELNPKPAYKAVIEASKAK; this comes from the coding sequence ATGATGAAAAAATTTTTTATTGCAGGATTTATCCTGATTGAGGCTTTAGCAGTCTCTGTACATGGTCAGGACAATGCGTCCCTGAAGACGCTAAAACAAGCATTTCACGGAAAATTTCTTATCGGTTGTGCTGATGATCTTACATCGAATAATGATGCCTATCAGGCAAGTATTAAAGCGCAGTACGACATCGTTACTCCTGAAAACTGCATGAAACCGCAGTCGCTTCATCCATCGGAAGATGTTTATAACTTCAAAACAGCCGATGCGATGCTTGATTGGTGTCAGAAAAACGGGTTAAAAGTATGGGGACATACTTTAGGCTGGCATTCACAGACTCCGAACTGGTTTTTTCAGGCAGTAAACCCAAAAACAGAAGAAACTCAACAACCTCAACAAGGTCAGCCTCCAAGACGACCGGGAGCAAGACCGAATTTTGATCCAAATGCACCACGTCCTACAATGGATGAAATGTGGGCACGCGGTATCAAAGGGGATTTGGCGAGCAAAGAAGTTGCGCTGGAGCGTTTGGAAAAACATATCAAAACTGTGGTTGGACGATACAAAGGACGCATTATTGGTTGGGATGTGTTCAATGAATCTATTGCCGATGGTGGTGATGGTTCTACAGAGAACCTTCGAAATTTCAGTTGGTATAAAGTTGTTGGACCGGAAGTATTAGCCAAAGCATTTAAATGGGCGCATGAAGCCGACCCTAAAGCTAAATTATACTATAACGACTACAACATCGAACAGGGTGCAGTTCAAAACAAAGGAAAACACGCAAGCTCTATGTTGTTGCTTAAGCGTCTCATCAAAGAAGGTGCTCCTATCACAGGTGTTGGAATTCAAGGACACTGGCACTTGGATACTAACCTTGCCGACGTTGAAAAAGCCATTGAAAACTACGCATCGTTGGGATTGAAGGTCTCTATCACAGAACTTGACGTAACTGCAACTGGGGAGAACAGTGGTGCTTTTAGCGTGAATCAGGGCGACAGAAAAATTCCGGTTGAAAACTATATAAAACAAGCTGAAGTATACAAGAAACTATTCGAAATTTTCATGAAACATTCCAAGGTGATTGAACGTGTAACTTTCTGGGGACTTAGCGATACTCGCTCATGGCGTCGTGGACAGGATGCGCTTTTATTTGATGGAGAATTGAATCCAAAACCAGCCTATAAAGCGGTTATTGAAGCAAGCAAAGCGAAATAA
- a CDS encoding response regulator — MEDILKWMNKQQIRIPFIVMTEYSGISSAVQAMKLGAEDYLPKPGNPDKLYSLLRELFQRKNKPERTIIFRRESKASGTEHSCCKSTGKSTFRSHRLRGYPERIGGFGVLWTH; from the coding sequence GTGGAAGATATATTGAAGTGGATGAACAAACAACAAATTCGCATCCCTTTTATTGTGATGACAGAATACTCCGGTATATCTTCTGCTGTACAGGCCATGAAACTTGGTGCGGAGGACTATCTACCTAAGCCCGGAAATCCTGATAAGCTTTACAGTCTGCTTAGGGAACTGTTTCAACGAAAAAATAAACCAGAACGTACTATTATCTTTCGGCGCGAGAGTAAAGCCAGTGGCACGGAGCATTCATGCTGCAAGTCAACGGGCAAGTCAACCTTTCGTAGCCATCGATTGCGGGGCTATCCCGAAAGAATTGGCGGCTTCGGAGTTCTTTGGACACACTAA